A DNA window from Phragmites australis chromosome 11, lpPhrAust1.1, whole genome shotgun sequence contains the following coding sequences:
- the LOC133885656 gene encoding serine/arginine-rich-splicing factor SR34-like isoform X1 has translation MTRRNSCTIYVGNLPGDIREREVEDLFYKYGRIVDIDLKIPPRPPGFAFVEFEDPRDAEDAIYGRDGYDFDGNRLRVELAHGGRGPSFFDRSSSYSSVGRRGAFRRSDYRVMVTGLPSSASWQDLKDHMRRAGDVCFSDVYREAGATIGVADYTNYEDMKRAIRKLDDSEFRNAFSRTYIRVREYDSKRSRSRSRGRSRSRSNSRSRSRSHSYTRSRSRSYSSSRSPRSRSTSQSKSPDKARSPSRSQSAAAASPPCDKSASKSPTRSRSLSRSQVSC, from the exons ATGACCCGGCGGAACAGCTGCACGATCTACGTGGGCAATCTCCCAGGCGACATCCGTGAGAGGGAAGTAGAGGATCTCTTCTACAAG TATGGTCGTATTGTGGATATTGACTTGAAAATTCCTCCAAGGCCTCCTGGTTTTGCTTTTGTTGAG TTTGAAGACCCACGTGATGCTGAAGATGCAATTTATGGTCGTGATGGATACGATTTTGATGGCAATAGGTTGCGG GTGGAATTAGCTCATGGTGGAAGAGGACCTTCTTTTTTTGATCGATCAAGCAGTTATAGCAGTGTTGGACGACGTGGTGCATTTAGACGTTCTGATTACCGCG TTATGGTTACTGGATTACCTTCTTCAGCATCATGGCAAGATCTCAAG GATCATATGCGGCGAGCTGGTGATGTGTGTTTCTCTGATGTTTACCGTGAGGCTGGAG CAACTATTGGAGTAGCTGATTATACCAACTATGAAGATATGAAACGTGCG ATAAGGAAGCTTGATGACTCAGAGTTTCGTAATGCATTTTCACGGACATATATCAGG GTGCGAGAATATGATTCTAAGCGCAGCCGCTCGCGCTCCAGAGGCAGAAGCCGTAGCCGCTCTAACTCGAGAAGCAGAAGCCGCAGCCACTCTTACACGAGAAGCAGAAGCCGCAGCTATAGCAGTAGTAGGAGTCCGAG ATCTAGGTCTACTTCTCAGTCAAAGTCACCTGATAAAGCGAG ATCGCCATCCAGATCCCAGTCAGCTGCAGCTGCTTCT CCCCCTTGTGACAAGTCTGCAAGCAAGAGCCCCACCAGGAGCAGAAGTTTGTCCCGATCTCAAGTCTCCT GCTAA
- the LOC133885656 gene encoding serine/arginine-rich-splicing factor SR34-like isoform X2 produces the protein MTRRNSCTIYVGNLPGDIREREVEDLFYKYGRIVDIDLKIPPRPPGFAFVEFEDPRDAEDAIYGRDGYDFDGNRLRVELAHGGRGPSFFDRSSSYSSVGRRGAFRRSDYRVMVTGLPSSASWQDLKDHMRRAGDVCFSDVYREAGATIGVADYTNYEDMKRAIRKLDDSEFRNAFSRTYIRVREYDSKRSRSRSRGRSRSRSNSRSRSRSHSYTRSRSRSYSSSRSPRSRSTSQSKSPDKARSPSRSQSAAAASPPCDKSASKSPTRSRS, from the exons ATGACCCGGCGGAACAGCTGCACGATCTACGTGGGCAATCTCCCAGGCGACATCCGTGAGAGGGAAGTAGAGGATCTCTTCTACAAG TATGGTCGTATTGTGGATATTGACTTGAAAATTCCTCCAAGGCCTCCTGGTTTTGCTTTTGTTGAG TTTGAAGACCCACGTGATGCTGAAGATGCAATTTATGGTCGTGATGGATACGATTTTGATGGCAATAGGTTGCGG GTGGAATTAGCTCATGGTGGAAGAGGACCTTCTTTTTTTGATCGATCAAGCAGTTATAGCAGTGTTGGACGACGTGGTGCATTTAGACGTTCTGATTACCGCG TTATGGTTACTGGATTACCTTCTTCAGCATCATGGCAAGATCTCAAG GATCATATGCGGCGAGCTGGTGATGTGTGTTTCTCTGATGTTTACCGTGAGGCTGGAG CAACTATTGGAGTAGCTGATTATACCAACTATGAAGATATGAAACGTGCG ATAAGGAAGCTTGATGACTCAGAGTTTCGTAATGCATTTTCACGGACATATATCAGG GTGCGAGAATATGATTCTAAGCGCAGCCGCTCGCGCTCCAGAGGCAGAAGCCGTAGCCGCTCTAACTCGAGAAGCAGAAGCCGCAGCCACTCTTACACGAGAAGCAGAAGCCGCAGCTATAGCAGTAGTAGGAGTCCGAG ATCTAGGTCTACTTCTCAGTCAAAGTCACCTGATAAAGCGAG ATCGCCATCCAGATCCCAGTCAGCTGCAGCTGCTTCT CCCCCTTGTGACAAGTCTGCAAGCAAGAGCCCCACCAGGAGCAGAA GCTAA
- the LOC133885656 gene encoding serine/arginine-rich-splicing factor SR34-like isoform X3, which translates to MTRRNSCTIYVGNLPGDIREREVEDLFYKYGRIVDIDLKIPPRPPGFAFVEFEDPRDAEDAIYGRDGYDFDGNRLRVELAHGGRGPSFFDRSSSYSSVGRRGAFRRSDYRVMVTGLPSSASWQDLKDHMRRAGDVCFSDVYREAGATIGVADYTNYEDMKRAIRKLDDSEFRNAFSRTYIRVREYDSKRSRSRSRGRSRSRSNSRSRSRSHSYTRSRSRSYSSSRSPRSRSTSQSKSPDKARFGPCDDLGIALVGYWNIENQMVWNIG; encoded by the exons ATGACCCGGCGGAACAGCTGCACGATCTACGTGGGCAATCTCCCAGGCGACATCCGTGAGAGGGAAGTAGAGGATCTCTTCTACAAG TATGGTCGTATTGTGGATATTGACTTGAAAATTCCTCCAAGGCCTCCTGGTTTTGCTTTTGTTGAG TTTGAAGACCCACGTGATGCTGAAGATGCAATTTATGGTCGTGATGGATACGATTTTGATGGCAATAGGTTGCGG GTGGAATTAGCTCATGGTGGAAGAGGACCTTCTTTTTTTGATCGATCAAGCAGTTATAGCAGTGTTGGACGACGTGGTGCATTTAGACGTTCTGATTACCGCG TTATGGTTACTGGATTACCTTCTTCAGCATCATGGCAAGATCTCAAG GATCATATGCGGCGAGCTGGTGATGTGTGTTTCTCTGATGTTTACCGTGAGGCTGGAG CAACTATTGGAGTAGCTGATTATACCAACTATGAAGATATGAAACGTGCG ATAAGGAAGCTTGATGACTCAGAGTTTCGTAATGCATTTTCACGGACATATATCAGG GTGCGAGAATATGATTCTAAGCGCAGCCGCTCGCGCTCCAGAGGCAGAAGCCGTAGCCGCTCTAACTCGAGAAGCAGAAGCCGCAGCCACTCTTACACGAGAAGCAGAAGCCGCAGCTATAGCAGTAGTAGGAGTCCGAG ATCTAGGTCTACTTCTCAGTCAAAGTCACCTGATAAAGCGAG ATTTGGGCCATGCGATGATCTGGGGATTGCATTGGTAGGATATTGGAACATTGAGAACCAGATGGTTTGGAACATTGGATAG